A genome region from Geodermatophilus bullaregiensis includes the following:
- a CDS encoding (2Fe-2S)-binding protein, which translates to MSTSVDTERTVSLTVNGVPRKAQVPVRRVLSDLLRDDLGLTGTHVGCAHGVCGSCTVLVDGEPVRSCLVLAVQVDGAAVTTVEGLARDDHRGGQVLHPVQEAFRECHALQCGYCTPGFLVTIAAGLEARDRSAGITEEEVDDLVGGNLCRCTGYANIKKAVRHAAAAMREDAR; encoded by the coding sequence ATGAGCACCTCCGTCGACACGGAGCGGACCGTGTCGCTCACCGTCAACGGTGTTCCACGGAAAGCGCAGGTGCCGGTGCGCCGGGTGCTGTCGGACCTGCTGCGCGACGACCTGGGGCTGACCGGCACGCACGTCGGCTGCGCGCACGGCGTCTGCGGCTCGTGCACGGTGCTGGTCGACGGCGAGCCGGTGCGCTCCTGCCTGGTGCTGGCCGTGCAGGTCGACGGCGCCGCGGTGACCACGGTCGAGGGGCTGGCCCGCGACGACCACCGGGGCGGGCAGGTGCTGCACCCGGTGCAGGAGGCCTTCCGCGAGTGCCACGCGCTGCAGTGCGGCTACTGCACCCCGGGCTTCCTGGTGACCATCGCCGCGGGGCTGGAGGCCCGGGACCGCTCCGCGGGGATCACCGAGGAGGAGGTCGACGACCTCGTCGGCGGCAACCTCTGCCGCTGCACCGGCTACGCCAACATCAAGAAGGCCGTCCGCCACGCCGCCGCCGCGATGCGGGAGGACGCCCGGTGA
- the cutA gene encoding aerobic carbon-monoxide dehydrogenase large subunit → MTTKLFGEPVRRREDARLITGRGRYLDDIGAGALAAAFVRSPHAHARVLDVDVEGALDVEGLVAIYTYEDLTGPMAEPLPVLIPHPQLHAPRTGYPLANGVVHHVGEPVVMVVATDRYVAEDAAERIVVGYEELPVVVGIDTAREARAAVHEDVPDNVAARHHQETGDVEPALAASPHTLAFTQTIERSACTPLEGKGVHARWDPDDGSLRVYSSTQASTSVRAAIAAKLELSLDRVEVIAPDVGGGFGVKIVHPWPEELLVPMAAIRLGREVKWAEDRREHFVSSAHERGQRQEITVGYDDDGRLTALDVHVWHDNGAYTPYGIIVPIITATQLVGPYVVPVYRVVVESLYTNTVIVTPYRGAGRPQGCFAMERTMDRVADALGLDRAEVRRRNLIQADQFPYDHHLTFQDGRPVVYDSGDYPGLLDKLTALVGWEEAESLRAEAAGRGKLLGVGMALYVEGTGPGPYEGGHVQVLGSGKVLVSTGLTSQGQGHETVFAQIVASELGVPMDDVEVHTGDTRRFGYAVGTFASRAAVMSGNAVALAARGVREKALRIAAEVLEADPGDLEIDEGLVQVRGTPGTSIPLRTVAVLSNPLRYAFDEAAKQATQFAGPGDDSKPPVAAGDAPGLEHRDYYSPIRSTFASGAHAAVVEVDPRTWEIDVVRYAVVHDCGNVVNPMIVEGQVHGGVAQGVGGALYERMAYDADGQLQNASFMDFLMPYASEVPDVVIDHQQTPSPLNPLGIKGAGEAGVIPGSAALASAIEDAVGRRVAAMPISPSELYDLVRDETAERTAASARRTGVRA, encoded by the coding sequence GTGACCACCAAGCTGTTCGGGGAGCCGGTCCGCCGCCGCGAGGACGCCCGGCTGATCACCGGCAGGGGGCGCTACCTCGACGACATCGGCGCCGGCGCGCTGGCCGCCGCCTTCGTGCGCAGCCCGCACGCGCACGCCCGCGTCCTCGACGTCGACGTCGAGGGCGCGCTGGACGTCGAGGGCCTGGTCGCGATCTACACCTACGAGGACCTCACCGGGCCGATGGCCGAGCCGCTGCCGGTGCTCATCCCGCACCCGCAGCTGCACGCGCCGCGCACCGGGTACCCACTGGCCAACGGCGTGGTCCACCACGTCGGCGAGCCCGTGGTCATGGTCGTGGCCACCGACCGGTACGTGGCCGAGGACGCCGCCGAGCGCATCGTCGTCGGCTACGAGGAGCTGCCCGTCGTCGTCGGCATCGACACCGCCCGAGAGGCGCGGGCCGCAGTGCACGAGGACGTCCCGGACAACGTCGCCGCGCGGCACCACCAGGAGACCGGCGACGTCGAGCCGGCGCTGGCCGCCTCGCCGCACACGCTGGCCTTCACCCAGACCATCGAGCGCAGCGCCTGCACGCCGCTGGAGGGCAAGGGCGTGCACGCCCGCTGGGACCCCGACGACGGCAGCCTGCGGGTCTACTCGAGCACCCAGGCCTCGACGTCGGTGCGCGCGGCGATCGCGGCGAAGCTCGAGCTGTCGCTGGACCGCGTCGAGGTCATCGCACCGGACGTCGGCGGCGGCTTCGGCGTCAAGATCGTGCACCCGTGGCCGGAGGAGCTGCTGGTGCCGATGGCGGCCATCAGGCTGGGCCGCGAGGTGAAGTGGGCCGAGGACCGCCGCGAGCACTTCGTCTCCAGCGCGCACGAGCGCGGGCAGCGGCAGGAGATCACCGTCGGGTACGACGACGACGGCCGGCTCACCGCGCTCGACGTCCACGTCTGGCACGACAACGGCGCCTACACGCCCTACGGGATCATCGTGCCGATCATCACGGCGACGCAGCTGGTCGGGCCGTACGTGGTCCCCGTGTACCGGGTGGTCGTGGAGAGCCTGTACACGAACACCGTCATCGTCACGCCCTACCGCGGGGCGGGGCGGCCGCAGGGCTGCTTCGCGATGGAGCGGACGATGGACCGGGTCGCCGACGCGCTCGGGCTCGACCGGGCCGAGGTCCGCCGGCGCAACCTCATCCAGGCCGACCAGTTCCCCTACGACCACCACCTGACGTTCCAGGACGGCCGGCCGGTCGTCTACGACTCCGGCGACTACCCGGGGCTGCTCGACAAGCTGACCGCGCTGGTCGGCTGGGAGGAGGCGGAGTCGCTGCGGGCCGAGGCCGCCGGTCGCGGGAAGCTGCTGGGCGTCGGGATGGCGCTGTACGTGGAGGGCACCGGGCCGGGGCCCTACGAGGGCGGGCACGTGCAGGTGCTCGGCAGCGGCAAGGTGCTGGTGTCGACCGGGCTGACCTCGCAGGGGCAGGGCCACGAGACGGTGTTCGCGCAGATCGTCGCCTCCGAGCTCGGGGTGCCGATGGACGACGTCGAGGTGCACACCGGCGACACCCGGCGCTTCGGCTACGCCGTCGGCACCTTCGCCTCGCGGGCGGCGGTGATGAGCGGCAACGCCGTGGCGCTCGCCGCCCGGGGTGTGCGGGAGAAGGCGCTGCGGATCGCCGCCGAGGTCCTGGAGGCCGACCCGGGCGACCTGGAGATCGACGAGGGCCTGGTGCAGGTGAGGGGGACGCCGGGGACGTCGATCCCGCTGCGCACGGTCGCCGTCCTGTCCAACCCGCTGCGGTACGCCTTCGACGAGGCCGCCAAGCAGGCGACGCAGTTCGCGGGGCCGGGCGACGACTCCAAGCCGCCGGTGGCCGCCGGCGACGCGCCGGGGCTCGAGCACCGCGACTACTACTCCCCGATCCGGTCGACGTTCGCCTCGGGCGCGCACGCGGCGGTGGTGGAGGTCGACCCGCGGACGTGGGAGATCGACGTCGTCAGGTACGCGGTGGTGCACGACTGCGGCAACGTGGTGAACCCGATGATCGTCGAGGGGCAGGTGCACGGCGGCGTCGCGCAGGGCGTGGGCGGGGCGCTGTACGAGCGGATGGCCTACGACGCCGACGGGCAGCTGCAGAACGCGTCGTTCATGGACTTCCTCATGCCCTACGCCTCCGAGGTGCCCGACGTGGTGATCGACCACCAGCAGACGCCGTCGCCGCTGAACCCGCTGGGGATCAAGGGCGCCGGGGAGGCGGGGGTGATCCCGGGGTCGGCGGCGCTGGCGTCGGCGATCGAGGACGCGGTGGGACGGCGGGTGGCGGCGATGCCGATCTCGCCGTCGGAGCTGTACGACTTGGTGCGGGACGAGACGGCGGAGCGGACGGCGGCGTCGGCCCGCAGGACGGGAGTGCGTGCGTGA
- a CDS encoding FAD binding domain-containing protein — MKPAPFRYADPRSLDEALDVLAAEGPGAKVLAGGQSLLPLLSMRLAAPTTLVDVNRVPDLDGVGASADGVRVGALVRHAALLRDGPAARVQPLLARATANVAHPAIRNRGTTVGSIAHADPSGEMTAVLALTGGSVTVATPSGRSEVGWRDLFVGPLETSLSGPAVVVDAFFPALPARSGTAFAEIARRRGDYAVCGAGVVVTLDEDRRVAAVQAAYLSVGPVPEVHDLTEAVAGKPVDSADWAAAGALARSLVDPDPDLHATADYRRLLVGVLTERTLADAAAEAAERTTA, encoded by the coding sequence GAGGCGCTCGACGTCCTCGCCGCGGAGGGGCCCGGCGCCAAGGTGCTCGCCGGCGGGCAGTCGCTGCTGCCGCTGCTGTCCATGCGGCTCGCGGCGCCGACCACGCTGGTCGACGTCAACCGGGTGCCCGACCTCGACGGGGTCGGGGCGAGCGCGGACGGCGTCCGGGTGGGCGCGCTGGTGCGGCACGCCGCGCTGCTGCGCGACGGGCCCGCCGCCCGGGTGCAGCCGCTGCTGGCCCGGGCGACGGCGAACGTGGCGCACCCGGCGATCCGCAACCGCGGGACGACGGTCGGCTCGATCGCGCACGCCGACCCGAGCGGCGAGATGACCGCGGTGCTCGCGCTGACCGGCGGCTCGGTGACCGTGGCGACGCCGTCCGGCCGGTCGGAGGTCGGCTGGCGGGATCTGTTCGTCGGGCCGCTGGAGACCTCGCTGAGCGGCCCGGCGGTCGTCGTCGACGCCTTCTTCCCCGCCCTGCCGGCGCGGTCGGGGACGGCGTTCGCCGAGATCGCGCGGCGCAGGGGCGACTACGCCGTCTGCGGGGCGGGCGTCGTCGTCACGCTCGACGAGGACCGCCGGGTGGCCGCCGTCCAGGCCGCGTACCTGTCGGTGGGGCCGGTGCCCGAGGTGCACGACCTCACCGAGGCGGTGGCCGGCAAGCCGGTCGACAGCGCGGACTGGGCCGCCGCCGGTGCGCTGGCCCGCTCGCTCGTCGACCCCGATCCCGACCTGCACGCCACCGCCGACTACCGGCGGCTGCTGGTCGGCGTGCTCACTGAACGCACGCTCGCCGACGCCGCCGCGGAAGCGGCCGAGAGGACGACCGCATGA